From the genome of Gracilinanus agilis isolate LMUSP501 chromosome 2, AgileGrace, whole genome shotgun sequence, one region includes:
- the LOC123233402 gene encoding liver-expressed antimicrobial peptide 2-like, translated as MLYIVTWVASSPLPQQRSVQRRLRRMTPFWKGVSLRPIGASCRDDSECITRLCRKRRCSLNMIQE; from the coding sequence atgctctatattgtcacgtgggtggCTTCATCTCCACTGCCTCAACAGAGATCAGTCCAGAGAAGACTAAGAAGGATGACTCCCTTCTGGAAAGGTGTTTCCCTCAGGCCCATAGGGGCATCCTGTCGTGATGACTCTGAATGTATCACAAGACTATGCAGGAAAAGACGTTGTTCACTCAATATGATCCAAGAATAA